The Niastella koreensis GR20-10 genome includes a window with the following:
- a CDS encoding patatin-like phospholipase family protein, with protein sequence MVKTGIVLSGGGVRGFAHLGLLQVLEELQIQPYAISGVSAGAIVGALYAAGHSPQKIRDLLKKNSYFGWTSFLVNKDGLFSMKVLRKALQTLIPDNSFESLHKKLYITATDFANNETITFSKGQLIEAVIASASVPVIFEPVKIDDHILVDGGLLNNFPVEPLENNCDVLIGCYVNNIPKGRGNGKRFGKMNMIEKCFHMAIAPVVYSKAERLDLFLEPDLHEFGMFDVNKADKIYEAGYNAALKHKDQLLRLQQNP encoded by the coding sequence ATGGTAAAAACAGGGATCGTTTTAAGTGGTGGCGGCGTTAGAGGATTTGCCCACCTGGGCTTGTTGCAGGTATTGGAAGAATTACAAATTCAACCCTATGCTATATCCGGCGTAAGCGCCGGCGCCATCGTGGGCGCCCTGTATGCAGCCGGCCATTCTCCCCAAAAAATCCGCGACCTCCTGAAAAAGAACTCCTATTTCGGCTGGACGAGCTTTCTGGTGAATAAAGACGGTCTGTTTTCCATGAAAGTGCTGCGCAAGGCCCTTCAAACCCTCATCCCCGACAACTCCTTCGAAAGCCTGCATAAAAAACTCTACATCACCGCTACCGATTTTGCCAATAACGAAACCATTACTTTTTCAAAAGGCCAACTTATTGAAGCGGTGATTGCCTCCGCTTCGGTGCCGGTAATTTTTGAACCGGTAAAAATTGACGACCATATCCTGGTTGATGGCGGCCTCCTGAACAACTTTCCGGTTGAACCACTTGAAAACAACTGCGATGTGCTCATTGGCTGTTACGTAAATAACATCCCCAAAGGCCGGGGTAATGGCAAACGCTTCGGGAAAATGAACATGATCGAAAAATGCTTTCACATGGCCATCGCTCCCGTTGTTTATAGTAAAGCAGAACGGCTCGATCTTTTCCTGGAACCTGACCTGCACGAGTTTGGAATGTTCGATGTAAATAAAGCCGATAAGATCTATGAAGCCGGCTATAACGCTGCATTAAAACACAAAGATCAATTGTTACGCCTACAACAAAACCCTTAG